A part of Mesorhizobium japonicum MAFF 303099 genomic DNA contains:
- a CDS encoding cupin domain-containing protein codes for MLSEGQFWDLHEADGPFTADAGDRTAQVLIFTGKWGTELGGCGIFELTSSTLGSSKGDPVSYPKSTNFDSHYHDCDEYWVIIEGAGTVVVGSRSFEVEVGDCVAIGMGHHHDLPQVRSNVKGAYFETTLEGKKRFGHLWEHKHGPADVRPERV; via the coding sequence GTGCTCAGCGAAGGCCAGTTCTGGGACTTGCATGAGGCCGACGGTCCCTTCACAGCGGATGCCGGCGATCGCACGGCGCAGGTGCTCATTTTTACCGGCAAGTGGGGCACCGAGCTCGGTGGGTGCGGTATCTTCGAACTCACTTCCAGCACCTTGGGTTCATCAAAGGGTGACCCCGTCTCTTATCCTAAGTCGACCAACTTTGACTCTCACTATCATGATTGCGACGAATACTGGGTGATCATCGAGGGAGCAGGCACGGTCGTTGTCGGATCGCGCAGTTTCGAAGTTGAGGTTGGTGATTGTGTCGCCATCGGCATGGGACACCACCATGATCTTCCGCAGGTTCGCTCAAACGTGAAGGGTGCCTATTTCGAGACGACTCTCGAAGGCAAGAAGCGCTTTGGCCATCTTTGGGAGCACAAACA
- a CDS encoding phosphoenolpyruvate hydrolase family protein — translation MSTDTCIKRPTRSELVDRFQKKIRAGEPIIGGGAGTGLSAKSEEAGDIDLIVIYNSGRYRMAGRGSLAGLLAYGNANQIVVDMAREVLPVVRHTPVLAGVNGTDPFMVMSTFLRELKEIGFAGVQNFPTVGLIDGLFRQNLEETGMSYAQEVEMIAEAHKLDLLTTPYVFSPEDAVAMAKAGADILVCHMGLTTGGAIGARSGKSMDDCVSLINECIEAARTIRDDIIILSHGGPIANPEDARFILDSCQGCHGFYGASSMERLPAEEAIRSQTLAFKAIRRQPA, via the coding sequence GTGAGCACTGATACCTGCATCAAGCGTCCGACCCGCTCGGAGCTGGTCGACCGTTTCCAGAAGAAGATCCGGGCCGGAGAGCCGATCATCGGCGGCGGCGCCGGCACCGGCCTTTCCGCCAAGAGCGAAGAAGCCGGCGATATCGATCTCATTGTGATCTACAATTCCGGCCGCTATCGCATGGCCGGCCGCGGGTCCCTTGCCGGGCTTCTCGCCTATGGCAACGCCAATCAGATCGTCGTCGACATGGCGCGCGAGGTTCTACCCGTTGTGCGGCACACCCCGGTGCTTGCCGGCGTCAATGGCACGGACCCGTTCATGGTGATGTCGACCTTCCTGCGCGAACTGAAGGAGATCGGCTTCGCCGGCGTGCAGAATTTCCCGACCGTGGGTCTGATCGACGGGCTGTTCCGTCAGAATCTCGAAGAGACGGGCATGAGCTATGCCCAGGAAGTCGAGATGATTGCCGAGGCCCATAAACTCGATCTCTTGACGACACCATACGTGTTCAGCCCGGAAGATGCGGTAGCGATGGCGAAAGCCGGAGCTGATATTCTCGTCTGCCACATGGGACTGACGACGGGTGGCGCGATTGGTGCGCGTTCGGGCAAGTCGATGGACGATTGTGTCTCGTTGATCAACGAGTGCATTGAAGCCGCTCGAACGATCCGCGACGATATCATTATTCTGAGCCATGGCGGCCCGATCGCCAATCCGGAAGATGCCCGTTTCATTCTCGACTCCTGCCAGGGATGCCATGGGTTTTACGGCGCAAGCAGCATGGAGCGGTTGCCGGCGGAGGAGGCGATACGGTCTCAGACGCTGGCCTTCAAGGCGATCCGCCGCCAGCCAGCCTGA